The sequence AATTCATTTCCAAGTATCATCTTTCCAATATAAAATACTTCACCTGTCACAAATATCTCCCAGTCCTCCTGAATCTCCACCTGCAACTCACCACCTGGCATGTGCACTGTCACACCCGGATTCGTAAGTCCAAGTTTATATGCAGCTGCCGCTGCAGCACATGCACTGCTGCCAGATGCAAGCGTATATCCCACGCCGCGCTCAAAGATTTCAATCCGAATATTTTCTTCATCAATCACCTGCATCACCTGTGTGTTGATCTTATTCGGAAAATATCTTGCAATCTCTGAATGATTTCCGATTTTGCACACGAGATGTTTCGACACTTCTTTCATCGGAATCACACAGTGTGGATTTCCGACAGACACACAAGTCGTCGGATACAGGTTTCTTCCGAACACCATGTCCTCATCGACCACTTCTCTTCGTTCCCCTGTCACAGGAATTTCGTCGCTCCAAAAAGATGCTTTTCCCACCGAAAGACGAATGCGGCTTCCATCTTCATTTAAGTAGAAAACCTCAATTTCTCCTCCCGGTGTCTGAAAATGAAAATTTCGTTTCT comes from Coprococcus phoceensis and encodes:
- the dapF gene encoding diaminopimelate epimerase, with translation MNVVLEKYHGLGNDYLVFDPNKNEMELNEENVRLLCDRNYGIGAEGILEGPVFETEQMGVRIWNPDGSKAEMSGNGDRIFAKYLKDAGYVQKRNFHFQTPGGEIEVFYLNEDGSRIRLSVGKASFWSDEIPVTGERREVVDEDMVFGRNLYPTTCVSVGNPHCVIPMKEVSKHLVCKIGNHSEIARYFPNKINTQVMQVIDEENIRIEIFERGVGYTLASGSSACAAAAAAYKLGLTNPGVTVHMPGGELQVEIQEDWEIFVTGEVFYIGKMILGNELSEKLRMM